In the Magnolia sinica isolate HGM2019 chromosome 15, MsV1, whole genome shotgun sequence genome, one interval contains:
- the LOC131227411 gene encoding RING-H2 finger protein ATL60-like, which translates to MGFTSISRILRDEGGENTEFINNPDYGNPFKQSTAAAIGGQILVVAILVLFLTIVFILCLYLYAKFFSRRRDGRSRSRNGLIFAPDFVPAVRRGLEPSVIQSIPVVLFSPNEFKDGLECAVCLCELSDGEKARLLPKCNHGFHVDCIDMWFHSHSTCPLCRNPVAPESTGPVSTDPRPGRPEIQIPVTNQETMNFPTNVLFWGTQDDVSTGSSSSEEEVSSSTKSEGNGMLVIDIPRRLTESFSSSSIQLPEGETSSPTLARLRSLKRLLSRGKRAILPSPRGGDIEQGVAGGEVVQSTKTPLDS; encoded by the coding sequence ATGGGTTTTACTTCTATTTCTAGAATCTTGAGAGATGAAGGAGGAGAAAACACAGAATTCATAAACAATCCCGACTATGGTAACCCCTTTAAGCAGTCCACTGCTGCTGCTATCGGCGGACAGATCTTAGTCGTGGCGATCCTGGTCCTCTTCCTGACCATCGTCTTCATCCTCTGCCTCTATCTCTACGCCAAGTTCTTTTCGCGTCGCAGGGATGGCCGCTCTCGGAGCCGCAACGGGCTCATCTTTGCCCCTGATTTTGTTCCTGCTGTACGCCGGGGTCTCGAGCCTTCTGTAATCCAATCCATCCCTGTTGTGCTCTTCAGTCCCAATGAATTCAAGGATGGCTTGGAATGTGCTGTCTGCCTCTGCGAATTGTCTGATGGTGAGAAGGCTCGGTTGCTCCCCAAGTGCAACCATGGCTTCCATGTGGattgcattgatatgtggttCCATTCGCATTCGACTTGTCCGTTGTGTAGAAATCCGGTAGCACCTGAATCAACAGGCCCTGTATCTACAGACCCAAGGCCAGGCAGACCAGAAATTCAGATTCCTGTGACCAATCAAGAAACCATGAATTTCCCAACAAACGTTCTGTTTTGGGGTACTCAGGATGATGTCAGTACTGGTAGTTCTAGTTCGGAAGAAGAGGTCTCTTCTTCAACTAAGTCGGAGGGAAATGGAATGTTGGTGATCGATATACCGAGACGATTGACGGAGAGCTTTTCATCATCATCCATTCAGCTTCCGGAGGGGGAGACGAGCTCTCCAACACTTGCTCGGTTAAGGTCGCTAAAGAGACTTTTGAGTAGAGGGAAGAGGGCTATTCTTCCTAGTCCCAGAGGTGGTGACATTGAGCAGGGAGTGGCGGGCGGAGAGGTTGTTCAGAGTACGAAAACTCCCTTGGATTCATGA